Below is a window of Dietzia timorensis DNA.
TGTCCTTGGCCACGGCGCAGGAAGACCCCATCAAGCGGCTGCGGGTGATCGCGAAATCCACCGACGTCGCCAAGAAGCACAACGACACGATCGACGCCGATCTCCTCACCGACTGGGCCCAGTTCGCGGCCCCGTCGGTATTCGGCGCGGCCGTGCGAACCTATTCGAAACTCCGCCTCGCCGAGAAGCACCCGACGGTACACAATCTCGTCATCTCCAATGTTCCGGGGCCGGACTTTCCGCTGTACTTCCTCGGCGCAAAGATCACCGCGATGTATCCGATGGGGCCGGTGTTCCACGGTGCCGGGCTCAACCTGACCGTCGTCTCCATGGACGGCACCCTCTACTCCGGATTCATCGGATGCCGGGAGATGGAAGCCGATCTCTGGCCGCTTATCGACTTCATGGAAGAGGCTCTCCAGGAATACGAAGAACTCGCCGCCAGGTACGAGAAGGCCAATGACGGCGACGGGGAGGAGGCCGAGCAGATCGACTCCGAGGAGGAACTGGACCAGCTCGACTACTCCGAAGAGTCTCCCGACGAAAGCGTCAAGGACATGGGCTCTGCGCTCGGCGACCTCGCGGAGAACGCTGCGAAGCAGAAACTCCGCACCAGACGATAGGGGACTGCCCACACATCTGGCCTACACTGCGAGGCGTGACGGAATCGACAGCGCAGCGTTCGGGCGCCGAACCCCAGGACTCCACGGAGACGGATTTCTCTCTGCACATCCCGGATTCGATTGCCGAACCGTTCGGCGTCTACGTGCACGTACCGTTCTGTTCTACGCGCTGCGGCTATTGCGATTTCAATACCTATACCGCCGGAGAGCTCGGGTCTTCGGCGTCGCCGGAATCCTGGTCGGAAGCGATTCGCGCGGAGATCCGCGAGGCCGCACACCGGCTCGGGGCCCGGCTCGGACGCCCGCCGTCAGTGCAGACGATCTTTTTCGGCGGAGGAACGCCGAGTCTCGTGGGCGCGGCGATGCTCAATGGCGTTCTCGCCGAGATCCGTGAGAATTTCGTTCTCGCCGCGGACGCGGAGGTGACCACCGAATCCAACCCCGAATCGGTGTCCCCGGCGTTCTTCGAGGCGCTGCTTCGTGGCGGGTTCACACGTATTTCCCTGGGAATGCAGTCGACGTCCTCGCGGGTGCTGCAGATTCTCGACAGGGCCCACACGCCCGGGCGAGCGCTCGACGCCGCGCGCGAGGCCTTGGATGCGGGCTTCGCGCACGTCAATCTCGACGTCATCTATGGGACCCCCGGCGAGACGGACGCCGATTTGGCGAGGACGCTCGACGACGCTCTGGGAACCGGGATAGACCACGTATCGGCGTACTCGCTCATCGTCGAGGACGGAACCGCGCTGGCCAGAAAGGTGCGGCGCGGCGAGATAGCGACCCCTGTCGACGACGTGTTCGCGCGCCGCTACGAGATGGTCGCCGCCACGATGGCGGATGCCGGATTCGACTGGTACGAGGTATCGAACTGGGCGCGTGGTGAGGCGGCACAGTGCCGCCACAACCTCGGCTACTGGCGTGATGGCGACTGGTGGGGTTTCGGGCCCGGCGCACACGGGCACCTTTCAGGGCAGCGGTGGTGGAACATCAAGCACCCGGCCCGCTACGCCGCGGCCAGCGGTCCGGGCCTTCTGCCGATCGCCGGTGGTGAGACGCTGGATGACGGCGGACGCCACATCGAGCAGGTCATGCTGCGCCTGCGCCTCGCGGAGGGCGTTCCCGCGCGCATGCTGTCCGCCGACGAGCGGGCGCGGCTCGCTCCGTGGATCGACCGGGGGCTCGCCGTCGTCGACGAAGGCGGGGACGAGATGCGCTACCGGGTCACCGACGCTGGGCGGCTCATGGCGGACGGGATCGTCCGCGACATCATCGAGCTCTGACGCGGGAGGCCTCTGACGCAGGGGTTATTCGTTGTGTGCTGCGACGGGCTTGGCTCCGGGCCCCGTGGACGTGACGGCCTCGCGCGGGGACGACAGGCGGTGTCCATTCGAACAACGGATCTCGACGTCGATGGGCGCACCGCAGTCGGCGTGCGCGATCTCGATCGCCGGGCCGGCGGGGTCGGGGCGGTGGGTATCGCCCCAGCTGAGCAACGCGATGATGACGGTGTAGAGGTCTCGGCCGCTCGCGGTGAGTCGGTACTCCTTGCGTCTGCGGTAGCCGGCCTGCCGGTATTCGGCGGTCTCCAGGATTCCTTCGTCGACGAGCTTTCGAAGGCGCGAGGAGAGCACCGAATCGGACACCCCGATGTGGTCGCGCATCTGGTCGAACTTCCGGACGCCATGGAATGCCTCGCGGATGACCTGGATGGTCCACTTATCGCCGATCACATCGAGGGTGCGTTGGACGGAGCAGTTCTCCGTCGATTGTTCGAGCCAGTCCATTCGAGAATTCTCCTAAGCGATTGACGTCGGCCGCAACCTCGTCTAGCTTCTAGATTACTAGCCAGCCGTGTTTGAAGCCACCTCGACGAAAAGGAACTCCCGTGTCGAACTCTGAATCGCTTTCGCCCACTCCCATGCCCGATGTGTCACTCGAGGCCTCGAGCAGATTCGTCGCCGCGTCCGGTTTCGTCGTCGACGAGGTGGCCGAGACGAGCGTGCGTGGCCACGTCGAAC
It encodes the following:
- a CDS encoding winged helix-turn-helix transcriptional regulator, which encodes MDWLEQSTENCSVQRTLDVIGDKWTIQVIREAFHGVRKFDQMRDHIGVSDSVLSSRLRKLVDEGILETAEYRQAGYRRRKEYRLTASGRDLYTVIIALLSWGDTHRPDPAGPAIEIAHADCGAPIDVEIRCSNGHRLSSPREAVTSTGPGAKPVAAHNE
- the hemW gene encoding radical SAM family heme chaperone HemW, which produces MHIPDSIAEPFGVYVHVPFCSTRCGYCDFNTYTAGELGSSASPESWSEAIRAEIREAAHRLGARLGRPPSVQTIFFGGGTPSLVGAAMLNGVLAEIRENFVLAADAEVTTESNPESVSPAFFEALLRGGFTRISLGMQSTSSRVLQILDRAHTPGRALDAAREALDAGFAHVNLDVIYGTPGETDADLARTLDDALGTGIDHVSAYSLIVEDGTALARKVRRGEIATPVDDVFARRYEMVAATMADAGFDWYEVSNWARGEAAQCRHNLGYWRDGDWWGFGPGAHGHLSGQRWWNIKHPARYAAASGPGLLPIAGGETLDDGGRHIEQVMLRLRLAEGVPARMLSADERARLAPWIDRGLAVVDEGGDEMRYRVTDAGRLMADGIVRDIIEL